One Dysidea avara chromosome 7, odDysAvar1.4, whole genome shotgun sequence genomic region harbors:
- the LOC136260312 gene encoding inactive selenide, water dikinase-like protein — protein MGVGMDSCVLPTRHRGYYLVQTTDFFYPLVDDPYLQGKIACANVLSDLYAMGVSECDNMLMLLGISNEMTQQQRAVVAPQMIKGFNDLCKEAGSSVNGGQSVLNPWFIIGGVASAVCSKDEFIMPDQAVAGDVIVLTKPVGTQIAVNAHQWLEQPKYWSMIEKVITKETVVQAYNASMYSMARLNRSAAKLMHKYESHGATDVTGFGILGHLRNLASNQKQDVSLCIHTLPVFGGMFAAAEAAASAPDGINFKLKEGFSAETSGGLMVCISKEKAQGFCEELQALDGVPAWIIGDVLPGNKTASIKPDVKIIEVENTSLPPYSQ, from the exons ATGGGAGTTGGTATGGACAGTTGTGTGTTGCCAACTCGTCACCGTGGATACTACCTTGTTCAAACAACTGACTT CTTTTATCCCTTAGTGGATGACCCTTATTTGCAG GGGAAGATAGCCTGTGCTAATGTACTCAGTGACCTCTATGCCATGGGGGTCAGTGAGTGTGACAACATGTTGATGTTGTTAG GTATTAGCAATGAGATGACACAACAACAGAGAGCAGTAGTTGCCCCTCAAATGATCAAAGGATTTAATG ATCTCTGTAAGGAGGCAGGGTCCAGTGTTAATGGTGGCCAATCGGTGCTCAACCCTTGGTTTATTATTGGAGGCGTGGCTTCAGCAGTTTGCAGTAAGGATGAGTTCATCAT GCCCGACCAAGCTGTAGCTGGTGATGTTATTGTGCTGACCAAACCAGTAGGAACACAGATTGCGGTTAATGCTCATCAGTGGTTGGAGCAG CCCAAGTACTGGAGCATGATTGAGAAGGTGATCACAAAGGAAACAG tggtacaagcctacaatgcTTCAATGTACTCTATGGCTAGGCTGAATCGAAGTGCTGCTAAGTTAATGCACAAATATG AGTCTCATGGTGCAACAGATGTGACAGGATTTGGTATCCTTGGTCACCTTAGGAACTTGGCCAGTAACCAGAAACAAGACGTTTCCTTGTGTATACACACCCTACCAG TTTTTGGTGGGATGTTTGCTGCAGCTGAAGCAGCTGCCAGTGCTCCTGATGGTATCAACTTCAAGTTGAAGGAAGGCTTTTCAGCTGAAACTTCAG GTGGGCTAATGGTGTGCATTAGTAAGGAGAAAGCACAAGGATTCTGTGAAGAGCTACAG GCATTAGATGGAGTCCCTGCATGGATAATTGGTGATGTATTACCAG GAAACAAGACAGCAAGTATTAAACCAGATGTCAAAATCATTGAAGTAGAAAACACTTCTCTTCCTCCATATTCACAGTAA